A part of Puntigrus tetrazona isolate hp1 chromosome 21, ASM1883169v1, whole genome shotgun sequence genomic DNA contains:
- the st14b gene encoding ST14 transmembrane serine protease matriptase b yields MTHERQHTDLTAASLTNTSFDMEPVKSGKNFPDHDLGQTEQFLSASDPKKVQKKRVSFRAIVAVGLPTALAIIALVTGLLVWHFHYRYNGRVRKMFSGYLTISSQTFSDAYENSNTSEYKELALKVSKQLKGIYGQVRLLSKYHVASSVQGFSEGNNNGIIAYYLSEFNVPESQVSAVDEAMASLDGGENARKSRRGFSRRTDNSLIIDGMTSGAVDARLADRNLKRSSKRSHHAHGNQIDIIRSPGFPDSAYLPNLYTEWQIRGDPEHRIRLEFDVLDLEKDCRNDFIKVYDSLAPSEKHVITEKCGYRLPNEKLIFISSGNVMLVTLVTNEEKNFPGFRAFYSQIPATIQDCGGRLMGLRGSFTSPGYPSHYPPQTDCVWNIEVPSGKHIKVKFDKLSIHNTEQNTISCPADYLEINYRICGEKPSKTVYTIKSNQTTVRFHSDPSYVSEGFSAEFEAFEPTNPCPGRFECDNDLCVSTNLQCDGYNDCGDMSDERGCRCNETQINCKNGFCKPSFWRCDGVNDCGDNTDEENCGNCKAHELTCRNGRCIPAQKRCNGYDDCGDGSDESKCERSIAVKCSTGTYKCKNNQCISKLNPMCDGETDCVDGSDEAECKCGTKPYKSSRIVGGKDSNEGEWPWQVSLHMKTQGHVCGASVISNRWLLTAAHCVQDNEKFKYSQPDQWEVYLGLLHQGETSKSTLKHVKQIISHPNYDHLNYDNDIALMELDSPVTLGHTIWPVCLPEATHDFPAGKSVWITGWGKQREEIDNVASVLQKAEVRIINNTVCNKLMDDGITPHMICAGVLSGGVDACQGDSGGPMTSAESNGRMFLAGVVSWGDGCGRRNRPGVYTRVTAYRSWIREMTGV; encoded by the exons ATGACGCACGAACGGCAACACACAGATCTGACAGCGGCCAGTTTGACGAATACATCGTTTGACATGGAGCCAGTCAAATCTGGGAAGAATTTTCCG GACCATGACTTGGGCCAGACAGAGCAGTTTCTTTCAGCATCAGATCCAAAAAAGGTGCAGAAGAAGAGGGTATCGTTCAGGGCCATCGTGGCAGTAGGTCTACCCACAGCCCTGGCAATCATTGCATTAGTAACTGGACTGTTAGTGTGGCATTTCCATT ACAGGTATAATGGGAGGGTTAGGAAGATGTTCAGTGGTTATTTGACCATCTCCAGTCAGACATTTTCAGATGCTTATGAAAACAGCAACACCTCTGAATATAAAGAACTGGCTTTAAAGGTCTCAAAGCAG CTCAAAGGTATATATGGTCAAGTGCGCTTACTGTCAAAGTACCATGTGGCGTCCAGTGTGCAAGGTTTCAG TGAGGGCAATAATAATGGTATTATCGCTTATTACCTGTCTGAGTTTAATGTGCCGGAGTCCCAAGTATCTGCTGTGGACGAGGCCATGGCATCCCTGGATGGGGGAGAAAATGCAAGGAAAAGCCGGAGGGGGTTTAGTCGCAGGACTGACAATAGCCTCATCATTGATGGCATGACGTCAGGAG CTGTGGATGCTCGGTTAGCCGACAGAAACCTCAAAC GGTCCAGCAAGAGGTCTCATCATGCTCACGGGAACCAGATAGACATTATCAGGTCTCCAGGTTTTCCAGATTCCGCCTACCTTCCCAACCTTTACACAGAGTGGCAGATCCGGGGTGACCCGGAGCACAGGATCAGACTGGAGTTTGACGTCTTGGACTTAGAGAAAGATTGCCGTAATGATTTCATCAAAGTGTACGACTCATTAGCACCATCAGAGAAGCATGTCATTACAGA GAAATGTGGATATCGCTTACCTAATGAGAAGCTAATTTTCATCTCTTCTGGGAACGTCATGCTGGTTACACTGGTTACGAATGAAGAGAAAAACTTCCCAGGTTTCAGGGCATTTTACTCTCAGATTCCAGCCACGATTCAAG ACTGTGGAGGGAGACTGATGGGGCTTCGTGGTAGCTTCACATCACCTGGCTATCCCTCTCACTACCCACCTCAGACTGACTGTGTCTGGAACATTGAG GTTCCATCAGGAAAGCATATCAAGGTGAAGTTTGACAAGTTGTCTATACATAACACTGAACAAAATACCATCAGCTGTCCAGCAGACTACTTGGAGATAAACTACAG GATATGTGGAGAGAAGCCATCTAAAACGGTGTATACAATCAAATCTAATCAAACAACAGTCAGATTTCATTCGGACCCGTCTTACGTGAGCGAGGGCTTTTCTGCAGAGTTCGAGGCCTTTGAACCCACTAATC CCTGCCCTGGGAGGTTCGAGTGTGACAATGATCTGTGTGTGTCCACTAACCTGCAATGTGATGGCTACAATGACTGTGGAGATATGAGCGATGAAAGGGGCTGCA GGTGTAATGAGACTCAAATAAACTGCAAGAACGGCTTCTGCAAGCCCAGTTTCTGGCGCTGTGATGGAGTGAACGATTGCGGAGATAATACAGATGAGGAAAACTGTG GGAACTGCAAAGCTCATGAGTTAACATGTCGAAACGGTCGCTGTATCCCAGCACAGAAGCGCTGTAACGGCTACGACGACTGCGGAGATGGCTCAGATGAATCGAAGTGTGAGAGAT CCATAGCTGTTAAATGCTCTACTGGCACATATAAGTGCAAGAATAACCAGTGCATTAGCAAGCTGAACCCTATGTGTGATGGAGAAACTGACTGTGTGGATGGATCGGATGAAGCTGAATGCA AATGTGGGACAAAGCCCTACAAGTCCAGTCGTATTGTGGGTGGAAAGGACTCAAACGAGGGAGAATGGCCCTGGCAGGTCAGCCTCCACATGAAGACGCAAGGTCATGTGTGCGGGGCGTCTGTCATCAGCAACCGCTGGCTGCTCACTGCTGCTCACTGCGTGCAGGACAATGAAAAGTTCAA ATATTCTCAGCCTGACCAATGGGAAGTGTATCTAGGTCTGCTTCACCAAGGGGAGACTAGTAAGTCCACCCTTAAGCATGTGAAGCAGATAATTTCTCACCCCAATTATGATCACTTGAACTATGACAATGACATTGCTCTGATGGAGTTGGACAGCCCTGTAACCCTCGGCCACACCATCTGGCCCGTCTGCTTACCTGAAGCTACACATGACTTCCCAGCAGGCAAATCCGTCTGGATCACTGGCTGGGGCAAACAGAGAGAGGAAATTG ATAACGTTGCATCAGTGTTGCAGAAGGCCGAGGTGCGCATTATTAACAACACTGTGTGCAACAAGCTGATGGATGATGGGATAACACCACACATGATCTGTGCAGGTGTATTGAGCGGAGGAGTAGATGCTTGTCAG GGTGACTCAGGTGGTCCAATGACGTCGGCCGAGAGCAATGGCCGCATGTTTCTTGCTGGTGTAGTGAGCTGGGGAGATGGCTGCGGGCGCAGAAACAGGCCTGGTGTTTACACGCGGGTCACAGCATACCGCAGCTGGATCAGGGAGATGACAGGAGTATAG